In bacterium, the following are encoded in one genomic region:
- a CDS encoding PD-(D/E)XK nuclease family protein: MNAFLDDIATYLLKDSSANLNDRCVIFQNQRAKLYFKKYVGQRALPGLILPEMLTIEELAERLSGKRITDNFDLLIELYLCHQKLNQPETFIKFYDLGLKIIEDFSDMDMYAVDPAKLFINLDYLKSTEFWDKNDEDLTALQLRQKNFWKYLFALHNEFKRVLEKKGKAYAGMAYREAANQIRSHNYTLPWSKVFFAGINALSLCEEEIIDHLLRRKQAEIFWDADVFYINQKHHEAGNFIRRYIKKWSETDKHWIGDRLSRDNKTIRITRASQNSAQARAAIIALKESVKNKTASIAVVLGDESLLIPVLEELPESLTKSARINVSMGYPLSMTTIYSFMMCVLQLHADALSNQTKRKEYSFLNQHVIQFFSLSLVRNLIKDKVYAIHEAIIRQNSTKISSEFIQSLTKLPSLKLVFNACRDISHMIENINTLIDEIKSELFTNRMYEELEALYLWKEKWTIICETYQRYTSLHNPVLSENLETIIRIMQDAVNNVRIPFNSPAESSNLTHRIEIMGMLETRALDFEHVIILSVNEGVFPAPRSTHSLIPFTARAESGMPNYTEKESIFAYNFYRLLQRASTIDLIYDAQINQNTKGEPSRFIQQLRYELAKTSPSITIIENELSPLPVIKSSIEPLLIQKTPAIIEAIKNVLNKGLSPTAINSYNRCSLQFYLSRIAKFEESDDIKPELQSDDLGNIVHHVFQHMFAPYIGKSIAAKDISSMLNDVDTAIQNALDDMGNPDVHSGKNKITFAIAQQHIQRFLNNEKNRLSHDNTNRCVLSVESLMSTSIDVPIEGQLFTMRLHGKADRIDLIDDVVEIIDYKTGSAQKKHVQLPTTIADLSVKSDSDKALQLLTYIMLHRSHSENKYKKYRSMIVALRGSPAEYYLPLTYDKNETHSIENEIEETSLEYFRSIALELLNNERPFVQTDEKKNCVYCSYKNLCNRWPEHYS; this comes from the coding sequence ATGAACGCATTTCTTGATGATATAGCAACCTATTTACTCAAAGATTCCTCAGCAAATTTAAATGATCGTTGTGTTATTTTTCAAAACCAACGCGCGAAATTGTATTTCAAAAAGTATGTCGGTCAAAGAGCCCTGCCCGGCTTGATATTACCTGAAATGTTAACCATCGAAGAATTAGCCGAACGTTTATCGGGTAAACGTATTACGGATAATTTTGATCTTTTGATTGAGTTGTATTTATGCCACCAAAAGTTGAACCAGCCTGAAACTTTTATAAAATTTTATGATCTAGGTTTAAAAATTATAGAAGATTTTAGCGATATGGATATGTATGCCGTTGATCCGGCCAAGTTATTTATAAATCTTGATTACCTGAAATCAACTGAATTTTGGGATAAAAACGATGAAGATTTAACCGCTTTACAACTACGACAAAAGAACTTTTGGAAATATCTGTTCGCTCTGCATAATGAATTTAAACGTGTGCTTGAAAAAAAAGGTAAAGCCTACGCCGGTATGGCTTATCGCGAAGCCGCCAATCAAATTCGCAGTCATAACTACACTTTACCTTGGTCAAAAGTATTTTTTGCGGGAATTAATGCGCTCAGTTTATGCGAGGAAGAAATAATTGATCATCTACTAAGAAGAAAACAGGCAGAAATTTTTTGGGATGCCGATGTTTTTTACATTAATCAGAAGCACCATGAAGCCGGTAACTTCATTCGTCGTTATATCAAAAAATGGTCTGAAACAGATAAACATTGGATCGGAGATCGTCTATCACGCGATAATAAAACGATACGCATCACACGCGCCTCTCAAAATAGTGCACAAGCACGCGCAGCGATTATTGCTCTGAAAGAAAGTGTAAAAAATAAAACGGCATCCATTGCCGTCGTATTAGGTGATGAATCTCTTTTAATACCTGTTTTGGAAGAATTGCCGGAAAGCTTAACTAAATCAGCACGCATCAATGTAAGTATGGGTTATCCCCTTTCCATGACGACGATTTATAGTTTCATGATGTGTGTACTACAACTGCATGCCGATGCATTATCAAATCAAACAAAACGAAAAGAATATTCATTTTTAAATCAACACGTAATTCAATTTTTTTCGTTATCCTTAGTTCGCAATTTAATTAAAGATAAGGTTTACGCTATACACGAGGCCATCATACGACAAAATTCAACTAAAATATCGTCTGAATTTATTCAGTCACTTACAAAGCTACCATCTTTAAAGCTTGTATTTAATGCTTGTCGCGATATTAGCCATATGATAGAAAACATTAACACTTTGATTGATGAAATCAAAAGCGAATTATTTACAAATCGAATGTATGAAGAGCTTGAGGCGTTGTATCTATGGAAGGAAAAATGGACAATAATTTGTGAAACATATCAACGCTATACGAGCTTACATAATCCCGTTTTGAGTGAGAATTTAGAAACAATCATACGGATAATGCAGGACGCTGTTAATAATGTTCGCATCCCATTCAATTCCCCTGCCGAAAGTTCGAATTTGACCCACCGTATTGAAATCATGGGTATGCTCGAAACCAGAGCATTGGATTTTGAACATGTCATTATCTTATCCGTCAACGAAGGCGTATTTCCTGCGCCGCGTTCGACTCATTCTTTGATTCCATTTACAGCTCGTGCCGAATCAGGAATGCCAAACTATACCGAAAAAGAATCCATATTTGCCTATAACTTTTACAGGCTTTTACAAAGAGCTTCAACTATTGACTTGATTTATGACGCACAAATCAATCAAAATACAAAAGGCGAACCCAGTCGATTTATACAACAGCTACGATATGAATTAGCCAAAACATCGCCAAGTATTACTATTATAGAAAATGAATTAAGCCCCCTGCCAGTTATAAAATCTAGCATCGAACCCTTGTTAATACAAAAAACACCGGCCATTATCGAAGCCATCAAGAATGTTTTAAACAAAGGGTTATCTCCAACTGCCATCAATTCTTACAATCGCTGTTCATTGCAGTTTTATTTATCGCGCATTGCAAAATTTGAAGAATCCGACGACATTAAACCGGAACTTCAAAGTGATGACCTCGGGAATATCGTCCATCACGTATTTCAGCACATGTTCGCACCGTATATCGGAAAATCTATTGCCGCCAAAGACATTAGTTCAATGCTGAATGATGTAGATACAGCGATCCAAAATGCATTGGATGATATGGGCAATCCGGATGTCCACAGTGGAAAAAATAAAATAACATTCGCCATTGCTCAACAGCACATTCAACGTTTTTTGAACAATGAAAAAAACCGCCTTTCACACGACAATACAAACCGATGTGTCCTATCTGTCGAATCACTTATGTCCACTTCAATAGATGTCCCAATTGAAGGTCAACTATTCACAATGCGCCTGCATGGAAAAGCGGATCGAATTGACCTTATTGACGATGTTGTTGAAATCATAGACTATAAAACTGGTTCAGCCCAGAAAAAACATGTCCAATTACCAACAACCATTGCTGATCTTTCTGTTAAAAGTGATTCTGATAAAGCATTGCAACTTCTAACATATATCATGCTACATCGTTCACATTCCGAGAATAAATACAAAAAATATCGAAGCATGATCGTTGCTTTGCGCGGATCCCCTGCAGAATATTATCTACCGCTAACTTATGATAAAAATGAGACTCACTCGATTGAGAATGAAATTGAAGAAACATCTTTGGAATATTTTCGAAGTATTGCTCTCGAGTTACTCAATAACGAACGGCCATTTGTACAAACGGATGAAAAAAAGAATTGCGTATATTGCTCCTATAAAAATCTATGTAACCGATGGCCGGAACATTATTCATGA
- the dgt gene encoding dNTP triphosphohydrolase, producing the protein MTNTFYNEFDIQLIDGVSGRHLYERTPFQQDRDRIIYTSSFRRLQSKTQVFFSGEYDFYRTRLTHSLEVAQIGRSLCHYLKEESKELRDDFYIDSDLVEAICLAHDIGHPPFGHAGETTINKLMQPYGGFEGNAQTLRMLTETIYSAASGREGMNPTRALTDGVMKYKKLYSQSHNNNQPPKNHFLYDEQWPYVQFIFDHRDIPTDVDHNKFRSIECQIMDWADDTAYSINDLLDGISSGLITQAKIESWVAKSLFTNHENILISNLLKAMSERQIARFCSRKIGDCIRAVNLSPVKTFMSDKTNRHAFYLSIDKEKRAEIDLYGRISRELVFFSPQIYQLEFKGDYILRKMFDAFEKHYLGNDNRNTMTLLPDHTEEPVRNEKDLKKRARLICDYVAGMTDGFALRTFKRLYDPDFGSIMDLV; encoded by the coding sequence ATAACTAATACATTTTACAATGAATTTGATATTCAATTAATTGACGGCGTGAGTGGGCGTCATCTGTACGAGAGAACTCCTTTTCAACAGGATCGTGATCGTATTATTTATACATCCTCGTTTCGCAGATTACAATCCAAGACACAAGTATTTTTTTCTGGCGAGTATGATTTCTATCGAACGCGACTAACTCATTCTTTAGAAGTGGCGCAAATCGGCCGATCATTGTGCCATTATCTGAAAGAAGAATCCAAAGAGCTTAGAGATGATTTTTACATTGACTCTGATCTTGTCGAAGCGATATGCCTCGCCCATGATATAGGCCACCCGCCTTTTGGACATGCCGGAGAAACGACAATTAATAAATTGATGCAACCGTACGGAGGCTTTGAAGGTAACGCACAAACGCTACGGATGTTGACCGAAACAATTTATAGCGCCGCTTCGGGTCGCGAAGGAATGAATCCCACAAGGGCTTTGACAGATGGTGTGATGAAGTATAAAAAGCTTTACTCGCAAAGTCATAATAATAATCAACCGCCCAAAAATCATTTTTTGTATGATGAACAATGGCCATATGTTCAATTCATTTTTGATCACCGCGATATACCTACAGACGTAGATCATAATAAGTTTCGTAGCATAGAATGTCAAATCATGGATTGGGCGGATGACACGGCTTATTCGATTAACGATTTATTGGACGGTATAAGTTCAGGCCTGATAACACAAGCCAAAATTGAGTCTTGGGTCGCTAAATCATTATTTACAAATCATGAAAACATTTTGATTTCTAATCTATTGAAAGCTATGTCGGAGCGTCAAATTGCACGTTTTTGTAGTCGTAAAATTGGCGACTGCATTCGCGCCGTTAATTTGTCACCGGTGAAAACGTTTATGTCCGATAAAACAAATCGCCATGCGTTTTACCTTTCTATAGATAAAGAAAAACGTGCAGAAATTGATTTATATGGCCGTATTTCAAGAGAGCTTGTATTTTTTTCACCGCAAATCTATCAACTCGAATTTAAGGGTGATTATATTTTAAGAAAAATGTTTGATGCTTTCGAAAAACACTACCTCGGAAACGATAACCGAAATACAATGACTTTGTTACCGGATCATACTGAAGAACCGGTTCGTAATGAAAAAGATTTAAAGAAACGCGCTCGATTGATATGTGATTATGTCGCCGGTATGACGGACGGATTCGCTTTGCGAACTTTCAAAAGATTATATGATCCGGATTTCGGTTCAATTATGGATTTGGTATAA
- the recN gene encoding DNA repair protein RecN has product MITSLTIKNFALIEDAEIIFGKGLNIITGETGAGKSILLGAISMILGERASTDHIRNGADKAIIEGVFHTKPNRLLRAIFTDNDLEWNDELVLRREISTRGQNRCFVNDNLITTGLLKSIGDYLVDLHGQHEHQSLIRQEFHIEFLDAYANNAENVQQLTEIYKSVTALQRRIHEIETNKQSIIDKKEYYSFQLKEIEEVNPQPGEDESLIQEEKLASNSEKIYELSRSAYQDLYESDGAIIERLEQVKSKLNQLCSFDERLIDYQKDFDSAVIAIAEIARVLGEYNHKIVFDPERLELMRTRLMNLQKLKRKYGSIEDIIRAKEEYQGYVSLSENYDDQLLALKKELNKAIENYGKCAHAVSATRTKAAEKLDKRVAQELVKLGIEKAQFKTMIAQIEAPNGWFISKDKPVQAAAQGIDHVEFFISANAGESLKPLVKVASGGEISRIMLSLKTALAQSDKIPTMIFDEIDVGISGRIAQAVGIALSELSESHQIISITHLPQIAALAQTHFSVQKQTQGHHTITTIRQLKENERETEIAKLLGGAIITDAAIKNARDLMRQKVGFL; this is encoded by the coding sequence ATGATCACTTCGCTAACAATTAAGAATTTCGCGCTTATCGAGGATGCTGAAATTATCTTTGGTAAAGGATTGAATATTATTACCGGTGAAACGGGCGCTGGGAAGTCCATTCTTTTGGGCGCAATTTCGATGATATTGGGTGAAAGGGCATCGACGGATCATATTCGTAACGGAGCGGATAAAGCGATAATCGAAGGCGTCTTTCACACTAAACCGAATCGCCTTTTAAGAGCAATCTTCACGGATAATGACCTGGAATGGAATGATGAACTTGTATTGCGCCGTGAGATTTCGACACGCGGTCAAAATCGTTGTTTTGTAAATGACAATCTTATTACTACGGGATTGCTCAAATCCATCGGTGATTATCTCGTTGATCTACATGGTCAACATGAACATCAATCTCTCATTCGCCAAGAATTCCATATCGAATTTTTGGATGCATATGCCAACAATGCTGAAAATGTACAGCAACTGACTGAAATATATAAATCAGTTACAGCGCTCCAGCGTCGTATTCATGAAATTGAAACCAATAAACAGAGTATAATTGATAAGAAAGAATATTATAGTTTTCAACTTAAAGAGATCGAAGAAGTCAATCCTCAACCGGGCGAGGATGAATCATTAATACAAGAAGAAAAATTAGCTTCGAATTCGGAGAAAATATATGAATTGAGCCGCAGCGCGTACCAAGATTTATACGAATCGGATGGGGCCATTATCGAACGATTGGAGCAAGTAAAATCAAAACTTAATCAACTTTGTTCGTTTGATGAGAGGCTGATTGATTATCAGAAAGATTTCGATAGCGCCGTAATTGCTATCGCGGAAATAGCCCGCGTTTTGGGCGAATATAATCATAAAATCGTATTTGATCCTGAGCGTTTAGAGCTCATGCGAACGCGATTGATGAATTTACAAAAATTGAAACGTAAATACGGTTCTATTGAAGACATAATCCGAGCCAAAGAAGAGTATCAAGGCTATGTTTCATTATCAGAGAATTATGATGACCAGCTTCTAGCTTTAAAAAAGGAACTAAATAAAGCTATTGAAAACTACGGTAAGTGCGCACATGCGGTTTCTGCGACACGAACCAAAGCCGCCGAAAAACTTGATAAACGTGTTGCGCAAGAGTTGGTTAAGCTCGGCATAGAAAAAGCACAATTTAAAACTATGATCGCACAGATTGAGGCACCGAATGGTTGGTTTATTTCGAAAGATAAGCCCGTCCAAGCTGCGGCACAAGGTATTGATCATGTTGAATTTTTCATTTCGGCTAACGCCGGTGAATCACTTAAACCGCTCGTCAAAGTAGCTTCCGGCGGTGAAATTTCGCGTATTATGCTTAGTTTAAAAACGGCCTTAGCGCAATCGGATAAAATTCCCACCATGATATTTGACGAAATTGATGTCGGCATATCCGGTCGTATTGCACAAGCCGTTGGAATCGCGTTAAGTGAACTGTCTGAGTCTCACCAAATCATCAGCATCACGCACTTACCTCAAATAGCTGCATTGGCCCAAACACATTTTAGCGTTCAAAAACAAACGCAGGGGCATCATACAATAACGACAATTCGTCAACTGAAGGAAAATGAGAGAGAAACAGAGATTGCCAAACTTCTAGGTGGTGCAATCATCACTGATGCGGCCATTAAAAACGCACGGGATCTCATGCGTCAAAAGGTCGGTTTTCTATAG
- a CDS encoding DNA alkylation repair protein: MKHLIEIKKSLKRASTVEAKLATHKAVPTAKGVYGVRMPVLNNLAKTYKTCDFKLINELWKSGKFEERMLSAKIIGFKAKKEPVKTLSTIRKFSASVEDWAICDCLSSQSIRSIALSEQKRIFHLSEQLITSKKIWQRRMALVLLEYYTRFPHFHSYIHKAIDSLENENEYYVSKAIHWLKRNMLKKR; the protein is encoded by the coding sequence ATGAAACATCTGATTGAAATAAAGAAAAGTTTGAAAAGGGCTTCAACAGTTGAAGCTAAGTTAGCCACTCACAAAGCTGTTCCTACAGCTAAAGGTGTTTACGGCGTTCGTATGCCGGTACTCAATAATCTGGCTAAAACATATAAAACTTGCGATTTTAAACTGATTAATGAGTTATGGAAATCCGGAAAATTTGAAGAACGCATGTTATCCGCTAAAATTATCGGATTCAAGGCTAAAAAAGAACCTGTGAAGACATTGTCTACAATCCGAAAATTCTCTGCATCGGTTGAAGATTGGGCGATCTGCGATTGTTTGAGCTCCCAAAGCATTCGGTCTATTGCTTTATCAGAACAAAAACGAATTTTCCATCTTTCAGAGCAACTGATCACATCCAAAAAAATATGGCAAAGGCGAATGGCTCTGGTTTTATTGGAATATTACACGCGTTTTCCGCACTTTCATTCGTATATTCACAAGGCTATTGATAGCCTTGAAAATGAGAATGAATATTACGTGTCTAAAGCTATTCATTGGCTTAAACGTAATATGTTAAAAAAACGTTAA
- a CDS encoding UvrD-helicase domain-containing protein, giving the protein MNNPGSLIIYRASAGSGKTFVLVRDYLKITLGKPEQFRHILAITFTNKAAQEMKIRIIEALRTFSSDHTLSTSDQHLFEYLRNSLGFSDEQLRTAAQKLLITILHEYSDFAVSTIDSFMQRILKAFAADTGLPISFSMELDSMRIAKSILERLYNAIDQNEELSDFLIQWAQERSSEGKTHNLDGELLRFIPIIFEENHAAPLERIKTHELIDFVRLRNTIRHQMSSITLEWQNKLKQIVDEIVSLGLTDEDFYRKSKGVFSFIKKSFENPFNIEPNQYVVAALTDRSLVHPDSSKKDILKTIEHKILQLIDQYLTVQKKITSYDLINKALPQLTLMRTFTELYDQFRDEELTIHISEVNHRINKIVRSEPVPYIYEFISSKYNHFFLDEFQDTSAMQWQNLVPLIHESLSYGTYRHNLIVGDVKQSIYRWRGGRAEILANLPYLTEKIKLELEEGDAIESKFLETYNIVNLNTNYRSKEVIVNFNNRFFEFLKTSPWFKFNHYYDQCAQETAHSQTGGYVKIEFLTQNDSNSELYYETALKTKKIIQTCCEELKYSPHDIAILVRSQHEAIAISDILSEYQIPITTEESLLLRNAPKVRYLIAFLHWVHNPKNKNHLVTWLTLAAQLTHRHQDFFENIFLIGYSSQSIPEVFDFVINELKLDTSIRKINEQPLHEALLTLIYASHHIIGTTDQFVECFVNMALEYAQTQSLLLNEFLNYWEENHETLALRNDGLRSGVRIMTVHKSKGLEFPVVIIPIADWSLSSTGKNKLWVNTDPERFFGMDTLLIPEVKKIQNSDFYEFYKNENELLQLDAINLLYVAMTRSRDQLYVMCPTTTTNASKEHVQNVGEIINQFVIHEFGQINTYEAGSLTYANQTQYVKEQEKSFVYTHNEAVKDKPWRSWIQLQSRFDSSSEIDTIWDGDKNTRWGNLIHYVLVQMSRSEDLMMAIEHFKKISLVNEEEAHHIHTVLTRFFENKSIVTLFDAKASIIRESEFFDNEGRLRRFDRMQIEDDRITIIDFKTGQKKDSHVTQMQSYMKPFVQIHHRKVQGALLYIDPPEIVEVHL; this is encoded by the coding sequence ATGAATAACCCTGGAAGTCTAATTATCTATCGAGCTTCGGCAGGATCCGGCAAAACTTTCGTTTTGGTGCGCGATTATCTTAAAATCACTCTGGGTAAACCTGAGCAATTTCGTCATATTCTCGCTATTACGTTTACAAATAAAGCCGCCCAAGAAATGAAAATCCGGATTATTGAGGCGCTGCGAACTTTTTCTTCCGACCATACATTATCGACATCGGACCAGCATTTATTTGAATATTTACGTAATTCTCTGGGTTTTTCAGATGAACAATTGAGAACTGCCGCTCAAAAACTTTTAATTACCATTCTGCATGAATATAGCGATTTTGCTGTTTCGACCATTGACAGTTTTATGCAACGCATATTGAAGGCATTTGCTGCTGATACTGGGCTTCCGATCAGCTTTTCGATGGAACTCGACAGCATGCGGATTGCTAAGTCTATTTTAGAACGACTATATAATGCGATTGACCAGAACGAAGAATTATCCGATTTCCTCATCCAATGGGCACAAGAACGGTCCAGCGAGGGTAAAACACATAATTTAGACGGCGAATTATTGCGTTTTATCCCCATAATTTTTGAAGAAAATCATGCTGCTCCTTTAGAACGAATCAAAACGCATGAATTGATTGATTTCGTGCGTTTACGCAATACAATACGCCATCAAATGTCAAGCATTACTCTGGAATGGCAGAATAAACTAAAACAAATAGTTGATGAAATTGTGTCGTTAGGATTAACTGATGAGGATTTTTATAGAAAATCAAAAGGTGTATTTTCGTTCATTAAAAAAAGCTTTGAAAATCCATTTAACATAGAGCCTAATCAATACGTCGTTGCGGCCTTAACCGATCGTTCGTTGGTACATCCTGATTCTTCGAAAAAAGACATTTTAAAAACTATTGAACATAAAATATTACAATTAATTGACCAGTACTTGACGGTTCAAAAAAAAATCACTTCTTATGATTTGATAAATAAAGCGTTACCGCAACTAACTTTAATGCGGACATTCACCGAACTTTACGATCAATTCCGTGACGAAGAACTTACGATACATATTTCAGAAGTAAATCATCGTATAAACAAAATCGTTCGTAGTGAGCCGGTTCCGTACATATATGAATTTATTTCGTCTAAATATAATCACTTTTTTTTGGACGAATTTCAAGATACCTCTGCTATGCAATGGCAAAACTTAGTACCGTTGATTCATGAAAGCCTCTCTTACGGCACGTATCGACACAACTTGATCGTCGGTGACGTCAAACAATCCATCTACCGCTGGCGTGGTGGCCGCGCTGAGATATTAGCAAATCTACCCTATCTTACCGAAAAAATTAAACTCGAACTAGAAGAAGGCGACGCCATTGAGTCTAAGTTTTTAGAAACGTATAACATCGTCAACCTTAATACAAACTATCGAAGTAAGGAAGTAATAGTTAATTTTAACAATCGTTTTTTTGAATTCTTAAAAACATCGCCCTGGTTCAAATTCAATCATTACTATGATCAATGTGCGCAGGAAACCGCCCATTCGCAAACTGGGGGTTATGTCAAAATTGAATTTTTGACTCAAAATGACAGTAATAGCGAATTGTACTACGAAACCGCTCTTAAAACTAAAAAAATAATACAAACGTGTTGTGAAGAGTTAAAATACTCCCCTCACGACATTGCCATTCTCGTTCGATCTCAGCACGAAGCTATTGCGATCTCTGATATTTTATCAGAATACCAAATTCCCATCACAACTGAAGAATCCCTATTACTTAGAAACGCTCCCAAAGTTCGATACTTAATTGCATTTTTGCATTGGGTCCACAATCCAAAAAACAAAAACCATCTTGTCACTTGGCTGACTTTGGCAGCGCAGTTAACACATAGACATCAAGACTTTTTTGAAAACATATTTTTAATCGGGTACTCTTCCCAATCTATTCCTGAAGTTTTTGATTTCGTCATCAATGAATTAAAATTGGATACATCAATAAGAAAAATCAACGAACAACCATTACACGAGGCGCTGCTAACCCTCATATATGCAAGTCATCACATCATTGGTACAACGGACCAATTTGTCGAGTGTTTTGTAAATATGGCTTTAGAATACGCACAAACACAGTCCTTGTTATTAAATGAATTTTTGAATTATTGGGAGGAAAACCACGAAACACTTGCGTTACGAAATGACGGTTTACGTAGCGGTGTTCGCATCATGACGGTACATAAATCAAAAGGATTAGAATTTCCGGTAGTTATTATTCCCATTGCTGACTGGTCACTTAGTTCGACCGGGAAAAATAAATTATGGGTTAATACTGATCCCGAGCGCTTTTTTGGTATGGATACGCTACTTATTCCAGAAGTAAAAAAAATTCAAAACTCTGATTTTTATGAGTTTTATAAAAATGAAAATGAATTATTGCAACTGGATGCGATAAACCTTTTGTACGTCGCGATGACACGGAGCCGTGATCAACTCTATGTCATGTGTCCTACTACAACCACCAATGCGTCAAAAGAACACGTTCAGAATGTTGGCGAAATTATAAACCAATTTGTTATTCATGAATTCGGTCAGATAAATACATATGAAGCAGGTAGCCTCACCTATGCGAATCAAACGCAGTACGTAAAGGAACAGGAGAAGAGCTTCGTATATACGCATAACGAAGCCGTTAAAGATAAACCATGGCGTTCTTGGATCCAATTACAAAGCCGATTTGACAGCTCAAGCGAAATAGATACAATATGGGACGGTGATAAAAACACACGCTGGGGTAACCTCATTCATTACGTTCTTGTACAAATGTCTAGATCTGAAGATCTGATGATGGCAATTGAACACTTTAAAAAAATAAGCCTCGTAAATGAGGAAGAAGCGCATCATATCCACACTGTTCTTACAAGGTTTTTTGAAAATAAATCAATTGTAACGCTGTTTGACGCTAAAGCATCCATTATTCGTGAATCCGAATTTTTTGATAATGAAGGTCGTTTGCGACGATTTGATCGTATGCAAATCGAAGATGACCGTATCACGATTATTGATTTTAAAACAGGGCAAAAAAAAGATTCGCATGTAACACAAATGCAATCATACATGAAACCGTTTGTTCAAATTCATCACAGAAAAGTACAAGGTGCACTGCTTTATATAGATCCTCCCGAGATCGTTGAGGTACATCTATGA
- a CDS encoding 6,7-dimethyl-8-ribityllumazine synthase, producing the protein MHTSSLKSPNLSFGIIKSAFNQNVVNLLFEGLAQGFQDAGIDQKYIDVYDAPGAMELPVSAKHLCETGKYNAIVALGCVIRGNTPHFEYVSAETTRGLSQVSLLTGVPVIFGVLTVNTLEDAMDRVKNDKSNKGYEAAMAAVEMAKLILRIKSSRQ; encoded by the coding sequence ATGCATACATCTTCCTTAAAGTCTCCTAATCTTTCTTTTGGGATCATAAAGAGCGCTTTCAATCAAAATGTAGTAAATTTATTGTTTGAAGGTTTGGCTCAAGGGTTTCAAGATGCGGGTATTGATCAAAAATACATTGATGTTTATGATGCTCCGGGCGCTATGGAGCTCCCTGTCTCGGCAAAACATTTATGCGAAACAGGTAAATATAATGCAATCGTTGCTCTCGGTTGTGTAATAAGAGGAAATACACCACATTTTGAATACGTTTCAGCCGAAACAACGCGCGGACTATCACAAGTAAGTCTATTAACCGGTGTACCCGTCATTTTTGGAGTATTAACAGTCAATACCTTGGAAGATGCAATGGATCGTGTCAAAAATGATAAATCGAATAAAGGGTATGAAGCCGCAATGGCCGCCGTCGAAATGGCCAAGTTAATTCTAAGGATCAAATCATCCCGCCAATAA
- the can gene encoding carbonate dehydratase, whose product MSDLKHLFENNLHWSENIRAQKPDFFDKLSHQQAPEYLWIGCSDSRVPANEIVGLLPGEMFVHRNVANVVVHTDFNCLSVIEYAVEVLKVKHIIVCGHYGCGGVAAALQDSRLGLIDNWLRHIREVWKKYETELNTISDPQARHHRLCELNVVEQVANVCNTTIVQKAWDRKQDLTIHGWIYGLQNGLIRDLKVSKDNV is encoded by the coding sequence ATGTCTGATTTAAAGCATCTGTTCGAAAATAATCTTCATTGGTCTGAAAACATTCGAGCACAAAAGCCGGACTTTTTTGATAAGCTTTCCCATCAACAAGCGCCTGAATATCTATGGATTGGGTGTTCTGACAGCAGAGTTCCGGCCAACGAAATTGTTGGACTTTTGCCGGGTGAAATGTTTGTTCATCGTAATGTGGCTAACGTGGTGGTGCATACCGATTTCAATTGTTTATCGGTAATCGAATACGCCGTCGAAGTGCTTAAAGTAAAACATATCATCGTGTGCGGGCACTATGGATGCGGTGGTGTGGCAGCTGCCCTTCAAGATAGTCGGTTGGGACTGATTGATAATTGGTTACGGCATATTCGTGAGGTCTGGAAAAAATACGAAACCGAGTTGAATACCATATCGGATCCGCAAGCAAGACATCATCGTTTATGTGAATTGAATGTCGTCGAGCAGGTAGCAAATGTATGTAATACGACGATCGTGCAAAAGGCATGGGATCGTAAACAAGATCTTACGATACATGGCTGGATTTACGGACTACAAAATGGATTAATTCGGGACTTAAAGGTATCTAAGGACAATGTATAG